One genomic region from Bacilli bacterium encodes:
- the rlmD gene encoding 23S rRNA (uracil(1939)-C(5))-methyltransferase RlmD: MKEKMSNIRVGSLFHGVCHGYTYDGLGILDTKEGLSFFVNGLIKGEEAEVEVTFVSMKANYAKIRKITLLSQDRITPLCPVATACGGCSFQNLNYQKQLEFKKEKVINAFHNIARINFPVEDCVGMDEPYFYRNKTQMPLGLDRKGRLISGFYRAKSHDIIAVDKCVIEDKKASGILTTIKGLMTSMKILPYNEDTREGIIRHILIRTSFHYPEVMVVIITNADSFPSRGNFVKALKKAHPEITTIVQNVNKRDTNVILGNQDNVLFGPGFIKDDILGVRYRISAKSFYQVNPLQTEKLYSIAIEKAQLTGEEVVLDAYCGIGTISLIVAKKAKEVIGVEIVKEAIIDAKNNARRNDINNASLYVDDAGEFMLDFVKSGKKLDVLFMDPPRKGADEKFLSSVLAAKPNKIIYVSCDPATLARDIATLIKSYKIESITPVDMFPQTFHVETVCALSLKEH, from the coding sequence ATGAAAGAAAAGATGAGTAATATTCGAGTCGGTTCTTTATTTCATGGTGTCTGCCACGGCTATACTTACGACGGCTTGGGCATCCTTGATACCAAAGAAGGCCTGAGCTTTTTTGTTAATGGCCTGATTAAAGGTGAAGAAGCCGAGGTAGAGGTTACCTTTGTTTCGATGAAAGCCAACTATGCGAAGATAAGGAAAATCACTTTGCTTTCTCAAGATCGGATTACTCCGCTTTGTCCGGTGGCGACCGCCTGTGGGGGCTGTTCGTTTCAAAACTTAAATTATCAAAAGCAGTTAGAATTTAAAAAGGAAAAAGTAATCAACGCCTTTCACAATATCGCGCGGATTAATTTTCCGGTTGAAGATTGTGTGGGTATGGATGAGCCATACTTTTATCGCAATAAGACCCAGATGCCGTTAGGACTAGACCGCAAGGGAAGACTCATCAGTGGCTTTTATCGGGCCAAGAGTCACGATATTATCGCTGTCGATAAGTGCGTAATCGAGGACAAAAAAGCTTCGGGAATATTAACGACAATTAAGGGCTTAATGACCTCAATGAAGATTCTCCCTTATAACGAAGACACTCGGGAAGGAATCATCCGGCATATCCTTATCCGTACCTCTTTCCATTACCCCGAAGTGATGGTGGTTATTATTACCAATGCGGATAGTTTTCCAAGCCGAGGTAATTTTGTTAAAGCGTTGAAAAAGGCTCATCCAGAGATTACCACCATTGTTCAAAATGTTAATAAGCGCGATACAAATGTTATTTTAGGCAATCAAGATAATGTTCTTTTTGGCCCGGGCTTTATTAAGGACGATATTTTAGGTGTTCGTTATCGGATTTCCGCCAAGTCGTTTTATCAAGTAAATCCTCTTCAAACGGAAAAGTTATATTCAATAGCAATTGAAAAAGCTCAATTAACCGGTGAGGAAGTGGTCCTAGATGCCTACTGTGGCATCGGAACCATCTCTTTAATCGTGGCTAAAAAAGCTAAAGAAGTCATTGGAGTCGAAATTGTAAAAGAAGCAATTATTGATGCAAAGAATAACGCTCGGCGTAATGACATTAACAATGCCTCATTGTATGTCGATGATGCCGGAGAGTTTATGCTCGACTTTGTTAAAAGTGGCAAGAAACTTGATGTGCTTTTTATGGATCCTCCCCGTAAAGGCGCGGATGAAAAATTTCTTTCGAGTGTTTTAGCCGCGAAACCAAATAAAATAATATATGTGAGTTGTGATCCGGCAACTCTGGCACGAGATATTGCTACTTTAATTAAAAGCTATAAAATAGAATCAATTACTCCAGTCGATATGTTTCCTCAGACCTTTCATGTCGAGACGGTCTGTGCTTTAAGTTTGAAAGAGCATTAG